Genomic window (Flavobacterium oreochromis):
ATTCTACTGCTTATTCAGATGACCATGAACGGAAATTAAACCGTAATAGAGCCATCAAAATGGCACAAAGAGAATACAATTCATTGGTACAAATTTCAGTAGCTAATTTATTTAGTATAGATAATCGAGACCAACTTATAGAGGAAATCAACCAAGTAAAATCTGAAGCACTCAAAACGCCTTTACAAGGTTATATAGCTTGCCAAGAAGGTATGAAGATAAGAAAAGATCTTGTCAAGGTTTTACAAACAGCATCTTATCCTACACTTCTTGTTTTAGGAAAAAAAGATGGCATTTTGAATTATGAAGATACGATCAAACAAATTGAAGGAACAGCAACTGAATTAATTACACTACCCGACGGTCATATGAGTCACATAGAAAACAAAGAAATTTTAGAAACAATTCTAATAGATTTTTTTTAAAAAATGTTAAACCACTTCAATAAAGTCTATTTCAGTATTTAAAATTTCTAAAATCAATTGAATTAGCTCCGATTTAAAGTTTTCAAGAATTTCTGTTGTGATTTGTGTAGTCAGTTCTTTATCTACTTTAAATCCAAAAGGCATGAATCCAGCTTTCATATTTTTAAACGAAATGATTCCCACTTCCATAGGAAAATCATTCATTTCTTTTTGATACATTAAAGCATAGCAAAGTAACTGAATGATCTTTTCATTTTTTAAATCGGTCGTCAAACCGTCCCAAGAAGTTATTTTAAGGCTATTTGGCTCAACTTTTCCTGTTTTATAATCAATAATCCTTACAACATTATTTCGTAGCTCTATTCGATCTACATTACCTGATAATTTAACAGTATAAGGTAATCGTGAATCTTGAAGCTCAACTAATAATGTGGTTTCTAATTTTAAAACTTTAACTGCATCTCCTTCCCTTATACTTGATTTTTCTTGTTTAAGAAAATTAGAAATATTACGTTTAGCTACTTCATAAGCTAATAAATTTTTTCCTTTCCTAACTTCCCCATCTTTATAAACCGCTTTAAACTGCTTATAGACCTCATCATCGACAAAATTTAACATTTGTTCTATTACATCTTCTGTTAAATACCTATCTAAATAAGGTTTATATAATTCTTCTAAAGTTTGATGTATAATAGTTCCTAATGTATTTAACGCTATATTTTCTTCTACTTCTTCGCTTTCTCTGATTGACAAAACACGTTGAAAATAGAACTGTATAGGATTACGTATATACGCTGTTAGGGCAGATGGAGAAAAACCTTTAACAGAAGCAATTTCATATAATCGCTGTGATACTGCTTCTGATTTTTCAATCTGTATTGGTTCATAAGCAATAGTAGGTATTTCAGGTTGCATAGTCTTAAAAATCAATTCATGCTGAGGTTGCTTTTCAACTTGTAATTGTGTTATAAATCGACTTTTTCCCCTCCATCTAAACCTTCATTTTCAGTATTATAAATCAAAAAAATATTTTTAGCACGTAAAAGCAGATGATAAAAATGGTATGTATAAATAGCATCTTTCTCTTTAAATGTAGGCAATCCTATTTCTCTTTTAACATCATATGGAATAAAACTATTAGTTGATTTACCAGCAGGAAACTTGCCTTCATTCATAGAAGTAATGATCACTGTTTCAAAATCTAGCACACGACTTTCTAACACTCCCATTATTTGCAAACCTGATAAAGGCTCTCCTTCAAAAGAAACTTCAGCTAAATCAATTATTTGTTTATAAATAGAATATAATGCTACAGGTGATTCTACAAAATCATTTTTTTCACAGTATGATATGAGCTTATTAATTATTTTATAAATAGCATACAAGAATGTTTTAGTAATTTTATCTTCTTGTGTCTTATCTGAAAGACATTGTTTTATATACAATAATATACCTCCTAGTCGTTGAGCAATAACCAATGCTTTTTCATCCCATCGCTTAAATAATAAATCAAACAAATCTGATGGATTAAGATGTAATGAAATCAACCGTTCATGCGTAATAAAAGTAAGATTATTCTTTTTTATTATTTGTATCAGATCTTTTGCATTCACGAAACTCTCAATAATAGGATTTGATAACACATCTAATATATCCTTATAATAAAACACATAACTAACAGGATTTCTCTTAATAGCATTAGTGTGCATTTTAAAGAGTTTACTTAATAAAATTTGTATTGGATTATTTCGAGCAGAATATCCCATTGTAATATTCAAACTTAAAACATCTTCGGGTAATGAATGCAGAGTAGGTACCAACAAATTTTCATCACCTAAGACTAAAGCTACTTTATTAAGTGAATTAGAATCTGTCTTTAATATATCCTGAATAATATTAGATACAATTTTTGACTGTCCTATTGATTTTGATGAACCGATGATTTCTATATTTTTTTTCTGGGAAAATTCATCTACTATCCATTCTAAAGGATTACTCTTATAATACCCCCACTGACTTTTAAATCTACGAATAAAGAGACCTGCATCATGATGTGGATCATTTAAGAAAACACGATCTATATCCCAAAGAATTTCTGCTTTATCAATAGCAACTAAATGTTGAATTATTTTTTCTTCTGCTTGGTTGAGCGCATTGAAACCAGCAAAAATTAATTTTTGGGCTTTTAATTGTTGAGCAAAAAATTCTAAATTCTGAACTGCTTCTTTATAGATCAAACCTTGATATCCTACTCCTTTTGAAAGTAGGGTTTGATAATACATTTGATAATAATCAGGCACTTTTTCCCAAAACAAAATTTGCTTATGAATTAATTCTGTTTTTTGGTTAGGTTCTAAATTCCAACGTTTAAGTACTTCAATTTCTTTTAAATAGGAAAAGACATAGTTAGGTTTAATCAGATAACGATCAATTTCATTAAAGTCTTGTAAAAGAATTTTAGCCCAATTAGAAAATTGTTCAAAATCTTGTTGCTCGTCTATTGGGGTTATTTCAAGATAAACGTCATAAAAAGTAAATAATAATTCAATATTATCTAAAGGGCGAATTCCTGCTAAATCTTGTATAAATTCTTCAATACTAATAATAGTAGGTGCAAAAGCGTATTGAGAAAAATGTTGTTTAATTTTATCTAATAAAAAAACTCTTGCTCTTTTATTAGGTAGCACTATTACAATATTTTCTAAATCTTTAGGATGATTATTAAATAGAAAAAGAGTCAGTTTATCAAGAAAAGTAATCATGCGCTAAAAATAAAAAAACGCCTCGAAAATTGAGGCGTTTTTAAAGAATATTATAAAGAAATTATTTTACTAATTTCACTTCAACTCTTCTGTTTAAAGCTTTGTTAGCTTTAGTAGTGTTAGGAGCTACTGGTTTAGTATCACCAAAACCTTCTGAAGTTAAACGATCAGCAGCAATACCTTTAGACTCTAAATAAGCTTTAACAGCTGCAGCTCTTTCTTTAGATAACTGTAAGTTTTTATCTTTTTTACCTACGTTATCAGTATGACCTTCGATAGAGAATTTAGAACTAGGGTACTCGTTTAAGATAGCTGACATAGCTTCTAAAACTGGGTAAGTTTGTTGTTGGAAACTAGCTTTACCTGTATCGAATAAGATAGTTTTAGCATAGTCGTTTAATTTTTTAACAACTTCTTCACTTACTTCAGGACAACCGTTATTAGCTACAGTACCTTTAACTGAAGGACATTTGTCATCTTTATCTAAAACTGAGTCACCGTCAGTATCTGGCCAAGGACAACCTGCATTGTCTCTAGGACCTGCTTGATTAGGACATTTATCTTTGTTATCAGCTACACCGTCACCATCAGCATCTGGACAACCTTGTAAGTTAGCTAAACCTTTAACTTCTGGACAAGCATCATCTTTATCAGCGATACCATCTCCATCAGCATCTGGACAACCGTTTAATTCTTTTGGACCAGCTACATCTGGACAAGCATCTTCTTTATCTTGGATACCGTCTTTATCTGTATCAGGACAACCATTAAATTCTTTTAAACCAGCTACATCTGGACAAGCATCATATTTATCATAAATACCGTCATTATCAGTATCTTTACCTCCAAATTGGAAAGTTAAACCTGCCATGTTTTGGAATACTGAAGGAACATTATCTCTATCAGCAAAAGATTTTTTGTACGTAGTGCTTAAAGAAAGACCTACTTGTTCTGTTAACCAGAAAGTTAATCCTGCTCCAGCATTTGCATTTCCTCCAGATGATTTTCCGAAGAAAGTGTATCCTCCACCTAAGTGTAAAGATGGGTCAAACCATTTTACTCCAATTAGGTTTTTGAAGCTATAACCAATTTTACCATCAATTCCATAGTACATTACATCTGGATTAGCAACTTGTATAGCTTGGTTTCTATCAACATAAGCATATTTCGTGATTTTGTTAACAGATCCGATTACTCCAAACGACCAGTTTCCACCTACGTTTCTAGTAACAGATAAATAAGAAACAGATGGAATAATATTTTGGTCTCTGTCAAAATGTCTAAAACCAGCAAATTTATCTAAGAAACCTTCCTTAGAATCGAAAGCACCCTCTGGTCCGGCACTCGTTCTAGTGTCTACAGAATTCGCACCGAATGATATTGCCCATGGATTATCACTGCTCTGTGCATTAGCACCTAGACCAGCAATCATCATCATAGAAACAAAAAGTTTGTTAACATGTTTCATACTAAATTTTTATTTGATTACAATACGTTATTGTCAGCAAATGTAATAGATAGGTACCTAATTACAAAATCTATTTCGAAAAAAATACATTCTTTAGTAATTTTTCTACATTATTATTTTTAATTCTTTACCTATTTTAACAAAGGCTTCTATTGCCTTATCTAAGTGTTCTTTAGTATGTGCAGCTGATAACTGTACTCTAATACGTGCTTTGTCTTTAGGTACGACTGGATAAAAGAAACCGATAACATAAATACCTTCTTCTAGTAATTTATCAGCCATTGTTTGTGACAATTTAGCATCATATAACATAACTGGTACAATAGCAGAATCTCCATCTATGATATCAAATCCCGCTTTTTTCATTCCTTCTTTAAAATAATGGGTGTTTGATTCTAATTGATCACGCAATGAAGTATCTTTTTCTAATAATTCAAAAACTTTTAAAGAAGCTCCTACAATAGCTGGAGATAATGAATTTGAAAACAAATATGGTCTTGAACGTTGACGTAAAATTTCAATAATTTCTTTTTAGCTGTTGTATAACCTCCCATTGCTCCTCCTAAGGCTTTTCCTAAAGTACCTGTAATAATATCTACACGACCCATTACTCCTTTAGCTTCTAGAGTTCCTTTACCCGTTTGACCTATAAAACCTGCTGCATGACATTCATCAACCATAACCATAGCATCATACTGTTCTGCTAAATCACATATTTTATCTAATGGGGCCACTAATCCATCCATTGAAAAAACACCATCAGTCACAATTAATTTAAATCGATGTCCTGCTTCATTTGCTTTTTTTAGCTGTATCTCTAAATCAGCCATATTATTATTTTCATAACGGTAACGCGCTGCTTTACACAAGCGTACTCCATCAATAATAGAAGCGTGATTTAGACTATCTGAAATTATGCAATCTTGTTCTCCTAATAATGGTTCAAAAACACCCCCATTTGCATCAAAAGCAGCTGCGTACAAAATAGTATCTTCTGTACCGTAAAATTTAGCAATAGCTGCTTCTAAATCTTTATGTATATCTTGTGTTCCACAGATAAAACGAACAGATGACATACCAAACCCATGTGTATCCAAAGCATCTTTAGCTGCTTGTACTACTTCAGGATGTGATGATAATCCTAAATAATTATTAGCACAAAAGTTAAGAACTGTTTTTCCGTTAACTCTTATTTCTGCCCCTTGAGGTGAAGTAATGATTCTTTCTTTTTATACAATCCATTAGCTTCAATAGATGCTAGTTCTTCTTTTAAAAATTGTTTAATGTTTCCGTACATATTTTTAAGTTCTAAATTTCAAGTTTTTAAGTTTTGAGTGACTTGAGATACTATTTTTAAAGTTTTACAAATTTACCACTTCCACCTTTTCACCAACATAAACCAATGATTTTTTTTCAATTTGATAGCCCATTTCACTGAGAGCTTTTTCGTAATCTGCAAGTTGTTGGATATATTTAGGATTAGGTGTTCCTGTTTTATAATCTAATAGGTATGCTTTTGTTTCATTTACAACTATTCGATCTGGTATATGATTTGATTCCCCTTTTTTAAGAATTACTCTTTCGTTATATACTACCGCATTTTCAGAGAAAAAAACGGCTAAATCAGGATGACTTACTATTTCATCTAAGGTTATTCTGATTTCATTTTCTTGCGACTTTACAATCAAGCCATTTTCAACAGCCTTAATAATAGCTAATTCTATATCATTTTTTGTTTTTATATAGGATAAAATCTCATGCAATGTATTCCCAAATTCTATTGCCTCTAATTGCTTACTTCCCCACATCATGGCTTCACGTTGTGCAATTTTAATAGCATCTATATTAATTGTAGTTGTTACAGGTGGGATAATTGTTACAGGATTACTCACAATATGCGGTATCGATATACGTTCGGAATTACCAAAAGAATAAGTTTGCTTTTCTGGATCAAATTCTTTTTGAGATTCTACATATTCTATAAAAAAAGAAGCCAAAGTATTAGGTAAATTTCCTTGTTTATTACGTTCTTTCCAAGATGATATGATATACAATTGTTCTTCAGGCCGAGTTAGTGCAACATATAAAACATTAATATTGTCTAATAAATCTTCTTGTAATTTTTGTTCATATACTTCAAATGCTTCAGAACCGTAATTTGCTACTTTACTTGATTTATCAATTAAAAATTTTTCAACCTCAACAGCTTCTTTTGGTGCATCTAACCAAATTTTTTCACGTTTGTTACGACTATAATTTTCATCAGCAAAAGGAAAAATAACTACAGGAAATTCTAATCCTTTTGATTTATGTATAGTCATAATACGAATTGCATTAGCTCCCTCAGAAGTAGGAACACTTAACTTAAACCCTGTCTTTTCCCAATAATCAAGAAAATCAGGTATTGAAAACTGATTTTTCACATCTTTTCTAATACAATATCTAAAAAATATTGCACATAAGCATTGTTTTTTTCTGTAG
Coding sequences:
- a CDS encoding 3'-5' exonuclease; this translates as MKNQFSIPDFLDYWEKTGFKLSVPTSEGANAIRIMTIHKSKGLEFPVVIFPFADENYSRNKREKIWLDAPKEAVEVEKFLIDKSSKVANYGSEAFEVYEQKLQEDLLDNINVLYVALTRPEEQLYIISSWKERNKQGNLPNTLASFFIEYVESQKEFDPEKQTYSFGNSERISIPHIVSNPVTIIPPVTTTINIDAIKIAQREAMMWGSKQLEAIEFGNTLHEILSYIKTKNDIELAIIKAVENGLIVKSQENEIRITLDEIVSHPDLAVFFSENAVVYNERVILKKGESNHIPDRIVVNETKAYLLDYKTGTPNPKYIQQLADYEKALSEMGYQIEKKSLVYVGEKVEVVNL
- a CDS encoding alpha/beta fold hydrolase, whose protein sequence is MNFITHKNTQIAYSSNGDGLPIILLHGFLENSTMWNSYKDILSNKYQVICIDLLGHGQTECIGYIHTMENMAEAVFAVLSNLNIQKGVFVGHSMGGYVSLAFAEKYPKMMSGLVLLNSTAYSDDHERKLNRNRAIKMAQREYNSLVQISVANLFSIDNRDQLIEEINQVKSEALKTPLQGYIACQEGMKIRKDLVKVLQTASYPTLLVLGKKDGILNYEDTIKQIEGTATELITLPDGHMSHIENKEILETILIDFF
- a CDS encoding RecB family exonuclease, with protein sequence MQPEIPTIAYEPIQIEKSEAVSQRLYEIASVKGFSPSALTAYIRNPIQFYFQRVLSIRESEEVEENIALNTLGTIIHQTLEELYKPYLDRYLTEDVIEQMLNFVDDEVYKQFKAVYKDGEVRKGKNLLAYEVAKRNISNFLKQEKSSIREGDAVKVLKLETTLLVELQDSRLPYTVKLSGNVDRIELRNNVVRIIDYKTGKVEPNSLKITSWDGLTTDLKNEKIIQLLCYALMYQKEMNDFPMEVGIISFKNMKAGFMPFGFKVDKELTTQITTEILENFKSELIQLILEILNTEIDFIEVV
- a CDS encoding OmpA family protein, translated to MKHVNKLFVSMMMIAGLGANAQSSDNPWAISFGANSVDTRTSAGPEGAFDSKEGFLDKFAGFRHFDRDQNIIPSVSYLSVTRNVGGNWSFGVIGSVNKITKYAYVDRNQAIQVANPDVMYYGIDGKIGYSFKNLIGVKWFDPSLHLGGGYTFFGKSSGGNANAGAGLTFWLTEQVGLSLSTTYKKSFADRDNVPSVFQNMAGLTFQFGGKDTDNDGIYDKYDACPDVAGLKEFNGCPDTDKDGIQDKEDACPDVAGPKELNGCPDADGDGIADKDDACPEVKGLANLQGCPDADGDGVADNKDKCPNQAGPRDNAGCPWPDTDGDSVLDKDDKCPSVKGTVANNGCPEVSEEVVKKLNDYAKTILFDTGKASFQQQTYPVLEAMSAILNEYPSSKFSIEGHTDNVGKKDKNLQLSKERAAAVKAYLESKGIAADRLTSEGFGDTKPVAPNTTKANKALNRRVEVKLVK